In the genome of Streptomyces sp. NBC_00433, the window ATCCCTGCGGATCTGCGGCCCTTTATCGGGATTCGGCGGCTCGTCCAAATCCGCTGTGAAGATGCACGGTGCTGGCCATCCGGGCGGATCTGCTTGGAGCGGGTCGACGAAGTAGGGGAGATGCTCATGCCGACGGCGCAGTTTATGGACGCCAAAGAGACGGCCGAGTACTTGAACATGTCGGTCCAGTGGGTGTATCGCGAGGCGCCGCGGGTGGGGTTGGTGCCGTACAAGTTCGGGAGGGGGATGAATGCGAAGATCCAGTTCAAGGTTTCCGAGGTACAGGCATGGGTCAGGCAGCGGCGGACTGCCGGCTGATCTCGTGGTGCCGACGGGCCCTCTTTCCTTGGCTAGGGCAGGAGGGCCCGCCCTTGGTTATGCGGCCAGGCCGAGGTCCAGGATCTTGGCGGCCTTGTTGATCGAGCCGGGCATCAGGTGGCGGTAGATCCTGAAGGTGATGTCGAGGCTCCGGTGGCCCATCCACTCGGCGACGTCGGTGATGGGTATGCCGTGGGAGAGGCAGTTCGAGGCGAAGAAGTGGCGGAAGCCGTAGAGGGTCATGCCGTCAGGAACCTCGACGGCTCCGGACTTCTTGATGCGCTGCCACTGGTTGGACAGGCAATAGTACGGATACGGCTGGCCGGAGTCGCGCGGGTGGCGCAGCAGGTACCCGTCTACGGTGCTGTGGGTGTCCGCGTACTGCTGGATGGATTTGCGGACCCTGGCGGGCAGGGGGACGTCCCGGTACTCGCCCGTCTTGCGGTGCTTGAGCCTGGCGTAGGTGTTGGTGGTCTGGTTGACCTGCTCGCGGACGCGGTAGGTGGCGTCGGCGACGATGTTGTCGAGGTGGACCGCGGCTGCTTCGCCGTTGCGCAGGCCGCAGCCGCTCATAAGCTCGGCGATCAGGCCGAAGGCGTCATCGCCTACCGTGCGCAGACCATCGAGCTGGGCCAGGGACGGGATCACCGCACGGCTCGGGTCGTATTGCGGGGGCTGGACGCCGTCCAGTGGGCTGTCGTCGTAGAGGCCGAGCCGGTGGGCGTCGAGAAGGATCGCCTTGAGCTTGTCGAAGGTGTTGGACTGTGTCGCCAGACCTACGCCGCTTCGCTCCATGGACTGGATGAAGGCGTCGACGACTTTGTGGTCGAAGCTGCTCATCCGGCGGCTCGCGAACGCCGGCAGCAGGTGGTGTTTGAGGAGGGAGTCCAGGTGCCGAAGTGAGCCGTCGGCGAGGTGGCGCTGACCAGCGCGCCACTCGGCCGCGAAGTCGGCGAACTGCATGGGGCCGTACTTGCGGATGCGTTCTGCCTTGCTCCGGTTGTGGGTCTGCGACTTCTTGGCGCGGAAGATGTCGGTGAGCCGCTCGATGGCGGCGTCCTGGCTGGTGAAGCCGGATTCCTCGACCTGTTTGCCGGAGGCGTCGCGGCACCTGATCTTGTAGGTGTGGGGGCACTTCGACCAGCGCGAGGCGGGGTGCTCGCACTCCTTGAAGAACGCGCCCATTCCATGGGGCAGTGCCTTGGTGGCCATCTCTGTTCGACTCCTCGGCGTCCAGTGCTGACGTTTTGCTGACCGCCGAGGGTGGTTCACCCTCCTGAGCTGGGAAGAGTCCCCAACTGTGTGGTATGTGGTGGAACTTCATAGGGAGATCCGCGCCCTTTATCAGAATTCCGCGGTGGGCCCAAACCGCGGGTGATCCCCCATGGTGCGTGTTCAACACTGCTACTTGGGGAGGTCAATGTGGAGCGTCGCGGGGCAGCGGATTCCATGAGTTCGGCGGGTACACGCACGTCACAGGTGGCGGAAGAGGTGCCGGTGTGCAACTCCGCTGGCAGTTCTGGTGATGCCGAATGGATTGACGGGTTTCTCAGTTGTGCCCCTGATCTCGAGGACGTGGAGGTGGCGCAGTTGCGTTGGATGATCTATCGCTTGGCGTCCTGAGGCCGCCTGGTGGCCCCCTGCGCCAGGGGGCCACCAGGGGGTCAGGCCGCGATTTCCTGCGGGCTCCTCCAGGTGGGGTGCAGGCGTTCGCGGAGGCGCTGGGTGCGGGTACTTCCGGGGGTATTGGCTGGTGGCAGGACGGTCACTGCGTGGAGGTAGCGGCGCAGGAGGGCGCGGCGCTGGTTGACCGTGCCTTTGCGCCAATCCGATGCTTCGACAGTGTGTGTGCTCGGGCGGCGAGAGGAATCGGCTGCTGCCAGGGCGTCCTGGAGGCCGGATATCTTCCGGTTGATTGCGGCGACCAGGTGGAAGAAGTCCTCTTCGGTCAGACCGGTCTCGGCGAGGTTGCCGGTTGTCCAGCGGTCGACCAGGTTCTGCTTGCGGGTGAGCTCACCGGCCAGGGTGGCTTGGAGGTCGGTGAGGATGTCGGCGTGTGCGGGGGCGCTGTCCTGTGGTGCGGGACTGGTCAGGAGCTGGGTGAAGTAGGCGGTCATGGCCTCTTCGACGGCCTTCTCGGCGGGTTCGGCGCTGATGGAGGTGCTCGCGCATCCGCCGTGTGCGGAGGGCGGGCAGCGGTAGGTGCGGCGGTTCTCCCTGGGGGAGCGGTGGCCGACCAGGCCGCGTTGGCATTTGCCGCAGCGCAGGATGCCTGAGAGCAGGTACTTGGCGGAGACGGCGGGCCGATTGCTTCCGGCTGGGATGCCGGCGTTCTGGCGGCGCAGTTGCAGCTCGAACTGGACCTGGGACCACTGGCGGGGGTCGATGATGCGGTCCCAGCTGCCGAGGAGCGGGTGGCCGTTGTCGTCGAACAGGACGCGGGACCAGCCGTCCCAGTCGGTGGCGGGGTCGACGCGGTGCTTGCCGCCGTAGGAGACCATGCCGGCGCAGCGGGGGTTGCGCAACATCTTGTTGATCATGGTCGAAGACCAGGTGCGAGCCTCGGGCGGTGGGACATCACGCCGGTTGAGGTCGGTGGCCATGCTGTAAGCGGTCTCGCCCAGGAGGCAGCCCGCAAAGATGCCCTCGACGACGGCCGCCTCCACGTCGAGCAGCCTGCCCTTGTTCACCCCCCCCTGCGGATCCAGCCGTAGGCGATGCGGCCCTGGATCCTGCCCTGCTGGGCCGCGGCCAGGTGCATGCGGGCGACACGGCGGGAAGTGTCCTCGGAGGATTTCAGGGCCATCACGCACATCATGCGGGCCATGTGCCGGTCGTTGTCGTTGATCAGATTCATTCGGCCGCCGGTGGCACCGATCGCGGGCCGCTGGACGTATTCGATGATGTCGATCAGGTCTTCGAGGTCGCGTGGCTGGCGGACCAGGCGGTCCAGGTCGTAGAAGACGACCCCGTCGATGACCCCGGCTGCCAGGTCGGCCAGCAGTTGGCGGAACTTGGGCCGGATGACCACCCAGTCGATCGAGCCGTCGGGACGGACGACCTTGCGTTTCTTGAACGCCGAGGTGTCGTTCTCCCGGTAGACCTTCGCGAACCGGCTCCACCGCAAGCGATGCCGGGTGTCCTCGGCGTCGTCGCTCTGCCGGTCGACACCTGCCTCCAGGCCGAAGCGGTTCGAGGAGATCCGCACGTACGCCCCGGGCCGCTTGGGAACGTAGGCGGACAGCTGGTCGAACAGGTTGAGGGTGACGCCGCGGCCTCGTGTCTGCGGCGGGATCGCCAGGTCGTCCCACGGGGACAGGATCGTGGTCATGAGTTCAGCTCCGGGTACTCGTGCCGTCCGGCGCCGGGCAGGCTTTCCGCGGGCGCGGGGTTCGGCGGTGCCGCGATCCGCTGTGGGGCTTCGCGGGGCCGTGTGGATACTGGGGCCATGCGAATCGATTTCGACCCGGCCGAGCTGGACCGCAACACCTTCTACCGGCTGCTCACCGCGACGGTCGTGCCGCGGCCGATCGCCTGGGTGTCCACGACCTCGGCGGCGGGGACCGACAACCTCGCCCCGCACAGCTTCTTCTCGGTGTCCTGCGTGAGTCCGCCGGTGGTGCAGTTCACCTCGGTGGGGCGGAAGGACTCGGTGCGCAATGTCGAGGAGACCGGGCAGTTCGTGGTCAACCTCGCGCCCGAGCACCTGTTCGAGGAGATCAACGCGACCGGGACCGAATTCCCGCACGGGGTCAGCGAGTTCGACGAGGTCGGGATCGCCAGGGAGCCGAGCCTGCGGGTCAAGCCGCCGCGGGTCGCCGCGTCGCCGGTCGCGTTGGAGTGCGAACTGCACAGCACGGTCAGGCTGGGGGACTCCACCGTCGTCTTCGGGCGGGTCGTCCACGCGGCCGTGTCCGAGGCCGTGCTGACCGACGGGCACCCGGATGTGCACAAGCTGCGGCCGCTGGCCCGGCTGGGCAAGGACGAGTGGAGCACCCTCGGCGAGGTGCTGGAGATCAAGCGGATCTCCGTGCAGGAGTGGCAGGAAGGCCGTCGTCGCTGACCTCGGGGGCCGGCGCGGTCGCGTCGGCCGCGGTACGGGAACGGGCGCGCGCGCCGCGGGCGACCACCGCCGCGGCCACGCCCGTCACCCCCAGGAAGCCCAGCGCCAGCAGGAAGACCGGTGAGGTCGGGGAGGCGGCGCGGCTGCCGGCCACCACGTAGGCGGCGGTGTTCGCGGCGCTGCCCGCCGCTGTCGCGGTGAGGAAGGGCAGCAGCCGGATACGGGAGACCGCCGCCGCGTAGTTCGCGGCGGCGAAGGGCACGCCGGGGAAGAGCCGCAGCGCGAGCGTGCTGCGGAAGCCGTGCCGGCTCAACTGCCGGTCCAGCGACAGCGCGACCCGGCCGCGCAGCAGCGGGCGCAGCGCGTCCCGGCCGAGGAAGCGTCCGAGCAGGAAGGCCAGGCCGGCGCCGAGCACCGTGCCGCCGATCGCGGCGGGCAGCCCGGCGTGGATGCCGTAGAGGGCCCCGGCCGCGGCATTGAGCAGCGGGCGGGGCACGAAGGCGACGGTGCACAGGCCGTACGCGACGGCGAAAAGCAGCACCGCCGTACCGCCCGAGGTGTGCGGCTGCCAGCCGTGCGCGGTCATCAGCCGCTGCGGGTGCCAGGCCAGCACCGCCGCTCCGGCCGCCGCAAGCAGCAGCACGAGCACCGCGAACCTGGCCCACGGCGACAGCAGGGCGCGTGAGCAGCGGACGGCGAAGGCTACGCGGTGCGGCACCCCGGGAGCCTAACGCGATCCGACGCGCGAAGGTGCCGCGGGAGCCCCGAGGGCCGGCCGCCCGCGCCGTCACGGCCGGGCTGCGTCCGCACCGCGATCGACCGCCGGTGCTCGTACGGTGGCGCTGCCACGTGCCGCCGGCGCCCTACGCCCCCTCCGCCGTCGCCGACTCCCGCCCCTCGACCGGAACCGGCTGCGGAACCGGCTGCGGAACCGGCTGCGGAACGGAAACCGGCGCCGCGGCCACCGCACCGGACGGCGTACCCCGGTCCAGGACCCCCGCCGTGATCGCCACCGCCAGTCCCACCACCGTGAGCACCGCGCCGACCAGCGCGGGGGAGGTCCAGCCCCAGCCGGCGGAGATGGCGGCGCCGCCGAGCCAGGCGCCGCCGGCGTTCGCGAGGTTGAAGGCGGAGTGGTTGGAGGCGGAGGCGAGGGTGGGAGCGCGGCGGGCCTTGTTCATCACCAGCATCTGGAGCGGGGTGGTGGTCATGAAGCCGACGGCGCCCAGCACCAGGACGGCGACAGGGGCGGTCACCTTGGACTGGGCGGCGTAGTGGAAGCCGACCAGGACGACGGCGAGCGCGGCCAGCGAGCCGTAGAGGGTGGGTCGCAGGGCCCGGTCGGTGAGGGGGCCGGCGGCGAGCGCGCCGAGGGTCATGCCGATGCCGAACAGCGCGAGCAGGATCGTCACGGTGGCGTCGGAGTAACCGGTGACCTCGGTCATCATCGAGGCGAGGTAGCTGTAGACGGCGAAGACCCCGGCGAAGCCGAACACCGCGGTCAGCAGGCCGAGCAGCACCTGCGGTTCGCGCAGCGCCCGCAGTTCCCTGACGAGCCCGGGCGGCTCCTCCTCCGCCTGCCGCGGCACCAGCAGGGCGAGCGCGGCCAGCGAGAGCAGGCCGATCACGGTCACCACCAGGAAGGTGGCCCGCCAGCCCAGGTGCTGGCCGAGCAGGGTGGCGGCGGGCACGCCGACGATGTTCGCGATCGTCAGGCCGAGGAACATCGCGGCGACCGCCCGCGCCCTGCGGTCCTCCGCGACCAGCCGGGACGCCACGACCGCGCCGACGCCGAAGAAGGCGCCGTGCGGCAGCCCGGCGAGGAAGCGACCGGCCAGCAGCGTGCCGTAGCCGGGGGCGACGGCGGAGGCGGCGTTGCCGACGGTGAAGAGCGCCATCAGCAGCAGGAGCATCCGCTTGCGCGGGATCCGCGCGCCGAGCCCGGTGAGCAGCGGGGCGCCGACGACGACGCCGATCGCGTACGCGGACACCAGATAGCCTGCGGTGGGTACCGACGTGCCGAGGTCGTCGGCGACGTCGGGCAGCAGGCCCATCATCATGAATTCCGTGGTGCCGATACCGAAGGCGCTCACCGCGAGGGCGAGGATGGCCAGGGGCATGGAGCTTCCTTCGAACGGGTCGGGCTGCGGGTGGGGCTGCGGCGGGCGGGGCCCGAGACGGACGGGGACGGGACGGCGGGCCGCCGCTCGGGCGGGCGTCTAAGTTCACCGACGGAACAAATCCTCTCACCTCGC includes:
- a CDS encoding recombinase family protein codes for the protein MTTILSPWDDLAIPPQTRGRGVTLNLFDQLSAYVPKRPGAYVRISSNRFGLEAGVDRQSDDAEDTRHRLRWSRFAKVYRENDTSAFKKRKVVRPDGSIDWVVIRPKFRQLLADLAAGVIDGVVFYDLDRLVRQPRDLEDLIDIIEYVQRPAIGATGGRMNLINDNDRHMARMMCVMALKSSEDTSRRVARMHLAAAQQGRIQGRIAYGWIRRGG
- a CDS encoding tyrosine-type recombinase/integrase, which translates into the protein MATKALPHGMGAFFKECEHPASRWSKCPHTYKIRCRDASGKQVEESGFTSQDAAIERLTDIFRAKKSQTHNRSKAERIRKYGPMQFADFAAEWRAGQRHLADGSLRHLDSLLKHHLLPAFASRRMSSFDHKVVDAFIQSMERSGVGLATQSNTFDKLKAILLDAHRLGLYDDSPLDGVQPPQYDPSRAVIPSLAQLDGLRTVGDDAFGLIAELMSGCGLRNGEAAAVHLDNIVADATYRVREQVNQTTNTYARLKHRKTGEYRDVPLPARVRKSIQQYADTHSTVDGYLLRHPRDSGQPYPYYCLSNQWQRIKKSGAVEVPDGMTLYGFRHFFASNCLSHGIPITDVAEWMGHRSLDITFRIYRHLMPGSINKAAKILDLGLAA
- a CDS encoding VTT domain-containing protein; the encoded protein is MPHRVAFAVRCSRALLSPWARFAVLVLLLAAAGAAVLAWHPQRLMTAHGWQPHTSGGTAVLLFAVAYGLCTVAFVPRPLLNAAAGALYGIHAGLPAAIGGTVLGAGLAFLLGRFLGRDALRPLLRGRVALSLDRQLSRHGFRSTLALRLFPGVPFAAANYAAAVSRIRLLPFLTATAAGSAANTAAYVVAGSRAASPTSPVFLLALGFLGVTGVAAAVVARGARARSRTAADATAPAPEVSDDGLPATPARRSA
- a CDS encoding helix-turn-helix domain-containing protein, whose protein sequence is MPTAQFMDAKETAEYLNMSVQWVYREAPRVGLVPYKFGRGMNAKIQFKVSEVQAWVRQRRTAG
- a CDS encoding recombinase family protein, which encodes MNKGRLLDVEAAVVEGIFAGCLLGETAYSMATDLNRRDVPPPEARTWSSTMINKMLRNPRCAGMVSYGGKHRVDPATDWDGWSRVLFDDNGHPLLGSWDRIIDPRQWSQVQFELQLRRQNAGIPAGSNRPAVSAKYLLSGILRCGKCQRGLVGHRSPRENRRTYRCPPSAHGGCASTSISAEPAEKAVEEAMTAYFTQLLTSPAPQDSAPAHADILTDLQATLAGELTRKQNLVDRWTTGNLAETGLTEEDFFHLVAAINRKISGLQDALAAADSSRRPSTHTVEASDWRKGTVNQRRALLRRYLHAVTVLPPANTPGSTRTQRLRERLHPTWRSPQEIAA
- a CDS encoding flavin reductase family protein — translated: MRIDFDPAELDRNTFYRLLTATVVPRPIAWVSTTSAAGTDNLAPHSFFSVSCVSPPVVQFTSVGRKDSVRNVEETGQFVVNLAPEHLFEEINATGTEFPHGVSEFDEVGIAREPSLRVKPPRVAASPVALECELHSTVRLGDSTVVFGRVVHAAVSEAVLTDGHPDVHKLRPLARLGKDEWSTLGEVLEIKRISVQEWQEGRRR
- a CDS encoding MFS transporter, whose protein sequence is MPLAILALAVSAFGIGTTEFMMMGLLPDVADDLGTSVPTAGYLVSAYAIGVVVGAPLLTGLGARIPRKRMLLLLMALFTVGNAASAVAPGYGTLLAGRFLAGLPHGAFFGVGAVVASRLVAEDRRARAVAAMFLGLTIANIVGVPAATLLGQHLGWRATFLVVTVIGLLSLAALALLVPRQAEEEPPGLVRELRALREPQVLLGLLTAVFGFAGVFAVYSYLASMMTEVTGYSDATVTILLALFGIGMTLGALAAGPLTDRALRPTLYGSLAALAVVLVGFHYAAQSKVTAPVAVLVLGAVGFMTTTPLQMLVMNKARRAPTLASASNHSAFNLANAGGAWLGGAAISAGWGWTSPALVGAVLTVVGLAVAITAGVLDRGTPSGAVAAAPVSVPQPVPQPVPQPVPVEGRESATAEGA